The Marinilongibacter aquaticus genome has a window encoding:
- a CDS encoding hybrid sensor histidine kinase/response regulator transcription factor yields the protein MKLRYLKIYLWFALFCIQNLAFAQTGDHANLITEEEDWLPRRSINCIFQDSRGLLWIGAISGLYRYDGYEVLHFTTQPNNEHAIFTNTVTSIAELKNGNLLIGTESGLSLFDIKTHYFETISPRIEAYSDFAQDTDGNTWIAVGNNALLYQLKSDYRLPLKLKPRLKNADEIFKKTGVIRAVSPLALHSLLIGSNRGLFILSTETGKLQSTSIQAPVTIIKKSNEGEIMVGTANQGLFELTFEKQKMQIRNQYHLGAPNQAAYDHVSAISFGKNGECMVSTLQNVYLSSKNRGKRAFSEYKGLNTLLQDNNILTTYIDELGIMWLGTLKGLYKIRPKAINVERFRISTPTYTPTNQAIQYIFRDFSNTLWLKTRNDGIFTFNPETQKFSKNNLPSNINSFYQSVGGTLYFCTSDGLFQKTEKGFTQIYASKSSTAFGLEMEKGEWLLGCSLNGLEYYSSNNSQLYTKLVAEANTLFHLHSGVYVMIKDHAQNIWIGSRGDGLMRISLSDGKIKKYSGINLKEGTISRRILCLYEDSKGRIWIGSRTGGLYRYNPETDDFTQFTVKHGLPSDVICGIAEDKHNEIIISTNNGLALYIPNEPIPFQSFGIDDGIDFTDFSFNAVAKGADGEVYFGNTNGLYKVNPIPKLKRGKTNFFWNSLHVLGKNSPVVRRIGEDQKVTLKADENSFEVKFSFTDLSNPSKNRFAYRLMGSRSNEWIYDNTSVQKIQLLSIPPGNYVLELKTANSYGQWSDDVMKLNISISPPFYLSSTARVLYFLLGLLLIFILYVAFKRWRELNKNLEQEKAYGALKDQQMVFFSDLSHELKNRLTMILGPLENALSGKKVNQAVLANLYEQAQRLKRITDQIMNIRKNEGGEFILKVSEGNLYEKLISICRDTEPLALIRDVTLEYHFDKTLDPVWFDDELVEIMLLNLLNNAIKFNRPKGSVIVRGKKVFLQQSDLPETSPQTGHYFQCEVEDTGVGIPENEIKYLVERFYRASNTAATKEGSGIGLELVTRLIQKHKGFIDIHSELDKGTQITFYIPLEKKHFHVSELKVSVNNVSIIEIIPEEKPVQKPSILIADDDPEIISLLDETLSDDFIVTAASNGQEALGLISKNDFDLVISDLSMPKLDGLALLRNLKENPQWNHIPFIILTARNSEFHKLVCIQSEVDDFIDKPFSPKLIKWRAKSLINNRNRLEEKFSKKINVNPDESLITSPEEEFMQKVVGIIETHISDDKLSVEFLAEECSMSRATFYRKIESILGESPSDFIRTYRLKKATQLLKNTNLYISEIAYQTGFKNPKYFTRIFQREFGATPTEYIQNVKNEP from the coding sequence TTGAAACTGAGATACCTGAAAATATATTTATGGTTTGCCCTTTTCTGTATACAGAATTTGGCCTTCGCTCAAACGGGTGATCACGCAAACCTGATCACGGAAGAAGAGGATTGGTTGCCCAGACGTTCGATCAACTGCATTTTTCAGGATTCTCGCGGGCTGCTCTGGATTGGAGCAATTTCTGGCCTTTACCGCTACGACGGCTACGAAGTGCTGCACTTCACTACCCAACCCAACAACGAACACGCCATTTTCACCAATACGGTGACCAGCATTGCCGAATTGAAAAACGGCAACTTGCTCATTGGCACAGAAAGCGGTTTGAGCCTTTTCGATATCAAAACGCATTATTTCGAAACGATCTCGCCACGCATAGAAGCTTATAGCGATTTTGCTCAGGATACCGATGGAAACACTTGGATAGCGGTGGGAAACAATGCCTTGCTTTATCAACTGAAATCCGACTATCGGCTTCCTCTCAAACTGAAACCCCGTTTAAAAAATGCCGATGAAATCTTCAAAAAAACGGGCGTCATTCGGGCTGTAAGCCCACTCGCCTTGCATTCTTTGCTGATTGGAAGCAATCGAGGCCTCTTTATTTTATCCACCGAAACGGGAAAATTGCAAAGCACCTCTATTCAAGCTCCTGTAACCATTATAAAAAAATCGAATGAAGGTGAAATAATGGTGGGCACAGCAAACCAAGGCCTTTTTGAATTGACTTTCGAAAAGCAAAAAATGCAAATTCGTAATCAATATCATTTGGGGGCTCCAAATCAGGCGGCTTATGACCACGTTTCTGCGATTAGCTTCGGAAAAAACGGCGAATGCATGGTTTCTACCCTTCAAAATGTATACTTGTCTTCCAAAAACCGCGGCAAAAGAGCATTTTCGGAATACAAAGGGCTCAACACCTTGCTTCAGGACAACAACATTCTCACCACCTACATCGACGAACTCGGCATCATGTGGCTGGGCACCCTGAAAGGGCTGTACAAAATCAGACCAAAGGCCATCAATGTTGAACGCTTTCGGATTTCCACCCCAACGTATACACCTACCAATCAAGCCATTCAATACATATTTCGCGATTTTTCGAATACGCTTTGGCTAAAAACCCGCAACGACGGCATTTTCACCTTCAATCCAGAAACCCAAAAATTCAGCAAAAACAATCTACCAAGTAATATAAATAGTTTCTATCAGTCCGTTGGAGGAACGCTCTATTTCTGTACCTCCGACGGGCTTTTTCAAAAAACAGAGAAAGGTTTCACTCAAATTTACGCCTCAAAATCTTCCACAGCCTTTGGTCTCGAAATGGAAAAAGGTGAATGGTTGCTGGGCTGTTCGCTGAATGGCCTGGAATATTATTCGAGCAACAATTCGCAACTGTACACCAAGCTCGTGGCCGAAGCCAATACGCTTTTCCACTTGCACTCGGGTGTGTATGTGATGATCAAAGACCACGCCCAAAATATATGGATAGGCTCGCGTGGCGATGGCCTCATGCGAATCAGTTTATCGGATGGAAAAATCAAGAAATATTCAGGAATCAACTTGAAAGAAGGCACAATTTCGCGACGGATTTTATGCCTATACGAAGACAGCAAAGGACGCATTTGGATCGGTTCACGAACCGGAGGCCTTTACCGCTACAATCCCGAAACAGACGATTTCACACAATTCACTGTGAAACACGGCCTGCCTTCCGATGTGATTTGCGGCATTGCGGAAGACAAGCACAATGAGATTATCATCAGTACAAACAACGGCCTCGCCCTCTACATCCCCAACGAGCCCATTCCCTTTCAAAGTTTTGGCATCGACGACGGCATAGATTTTACCGATTTTTCTTTCAATGCTGTGGCCAAAGGTGCCGATGGCGAAGTGTATTTCGGCAATACAAATGGACTGTACAAAGTCAACCCCATACCCAAACTCAAAAGAGGGAAAACCAATTTCTTCTGGAATTCGCTGCACGTTTTGGGCAAAAATTCGCCTGTCGTTCGACGCATTGGCGAGGATCAAAAAGTGACCTTGAAAGCCGACGAAAACAGCTTTGAAGTCAAATTCTCTTTTACCGATTTGAGCAACCCGAGCAAAAACCGCTTTGCTTATCGACTCATGGGTTCGCGAAGCAACGAATGGATATACGACAACACCAGCGTACAAAAAATCCAATTGCTCTCCATTCCACCGGGCAATTATGTTTTGGAATTGAAAACAGCCAACAGTTATGGGCAATGGAGCGACGATGTGATGAAACTAAACATCAGCATATCGCCTCCGTTTTATCTCTCTTCCACGGCCCGCGTGCTCTATTTCTTGCTCGGCCTTTTGCTCATTTTTATCTTGTACGTTGCATTCAAACGATGGCGAGAACTCAACAAGAACCTGGAACAGGAAAAGGCCTACGGGGCTTTGAAAGATCAGCAAATGGTTTTCTTTTCCGACCTCTCGCATGAACTGAAAAACAGATTGACCATGATTTTGGGTCCTTTGGAAAATGCCCTGTCAGGCAAAAAAGTAAACCAAGCCGTGCTCGCCAATTTGTATGAGCAAGCCCAAAGGTTGAAACGGATCACCGACCAAATCATGAACATTCGTAAGAATGAAGGCGGTGAATTCATTTTGAAAGTTTCGGAAGGCAATTTGTACGAAAAACTCATCTCCATCTGCCGCGATACCGAGCCATTGGCTTTGATCCGTGATGTTACACTCGAATACCATTTCGACAAAACTTTGGACCCTGTATGGTTTGATGACGAATTGGTGGAAATCATGTTGCTCAACTTGTTGAACAATGCCATCAAATTCAACCGCCCGAAGGGTTCGGTGATTGTTCGCGGCAAAAAGGTATTCTTACAGCAATCGGATCTGCCCGAAACTTCTCCGCAAACGGGCCACTATTTTCAATGCGAAGTGGAAGACACGGGTGTGGGCATTCCCGAAAATGAAATCAAATACCTTGTCGAAAGGTTCTACCGAGCCAGCAATACTGCGGCCACAAAAGAAGGTTCGGGCATCGGTTTGGAACTCGTCACGCGATTGATTCAAAAACACAAAGGTTTCATCGACATCCACAGCGAACTCGACAAAGGCACGCAAATCACTTTCTACATCCCTTTGGAAAAGAAGCATTTCCATGTAAGCGAGCTGAAAGTGTCGGTCAACAATGTGTCGATTATTGAAATCATACCCGAAGAAAAACCGGTGCAAAAGCCTTCCATTTTGATTGCCGACGACGATCCAGAAATCATCAGTTTATTGGACGAAACCCTTTCCGATGATTTCATAGTCACGGCGGCCAGCAACGGACAAGAAGCTTTGGGCTTAATCTCCAAAAACGATTTCGATCTGGTAATCAGCGACTTATCTATGCCAAAGCTCGACGGTCTGGCTTTGCTCCGCAACCTGAAGGAAAATCCGCAATGGAATCACATTCCTTTCATTATTCTCACCGCCCGCAATTCTGAATTTCACAAACTCGTTTGTATCCAAAGCGAAGTGGACGATTTCATCGACAAGCCTTTCAGTCCGAAATTGATCAAATGGCGGGCCAAAAGTTTGATCAACAACCGCAACCGTTTGGAAGAGAAATTCTCGAAAAAAATCAATGTCAATCCCGACGAAAGTCTGATCACCTCGCCCGAAGAGGAATTCATGCAAAAAGTAGTGGGCATTATTGAAACGCACATCAGCGACGACAAGCTGAGTGTAGAATTTCTGGCTGAAGAATGCAGCATGAGCCGAGCCACATTTTACCGCAAAATCGAAAGCATCTTGGGCGAATCGCCTTCCGATTTCATTCGCACCTATCGCCTGAAAAAGGCCACTCAATTGTTGAAAAACACCAATCTCTACATTTCTGAGATTGCCTATCAAACGGGTTTCAAAAACCCGAAATATTTCACCCGAATCTTCCAAAGAGAATTTGGGGCTACGCCAACAGAATACATTCAAAATGTAAAAAACGAGCCCTAA
- a CDS encoding arylsulfatase, translated as MHFRLLIFCTLGLLSCGTKNTQKDTLRSHPNIVYILADDLGYGDLGCYGQQTIKTPHIDALAQNGMLFTNHYAGSSVCAPSRASLMTGKHTGHAYVRGNYETGPRGFGAGLALRNSDITVAEMLKKAQYQTALIGKWGMGMDGTPGEPNKQGFDYSYGFLNQGHAHNQFPTYLFRNGEKIEIAENKNLEKGAFSNDLFTQEALSYLDHAGEKPFFLYMAYTTPHAEMVLPESPQYDAYKNEVEDKAFKGLGNTDDGDKWAYRSTENPAAAYAAQISHLDACVGKIVEQLKRKGLEENTIVIFSSDNGPHAEGGANPAYFNSAGGLKGMKRDLYEGGIKVPMILKWPAAVAKGSKTDLISSFWDFLPTVAEIAEQKVDELDTDGISFLPTLLGEKQEKHDYLYWEFHENTSTDQAIRRGKFKAIRHDPKGKTELYNLEKDREEEFNIASENPEIISEMDSLFKISRTPHTLWKLKSKQD; from the coding sequence ATGCATTTCAGGCTTCTCATTTTCTGCACACTTGGCTTGCTCTCTTGTGGCACAAAAAACACACAAAAAGATACTCTACGCTCACATCCGAATATCGTCTATATTTTGGCCGATGATCTCGGCTACGGCGATTTGGGCTGCTACGGACAACAAACGATAAAAACGCCACACATCGATGCCTTGGCTCAAAATGGAATGCTTTTCACAAACCACTACGCCGGCAGTTCGGTTTGTGCCCCTTCTCGGGCTTCTTTGATGACCGGAAAACATACAGGGCACGCCTATGTGCGGGGCAATTACGAAACGGGCCCCAGGGGCTTCGGTGCGGGTTTGGCTCTTCGCAACAGCGACATCACCGTTGCCGAAATGCTGAAAAAGGCCCAATATCAAACAGCCCTTATTGGCAAATGGGGCATGGGAATGGACGGCACGCCCGGCGAGCCCAACAAACAAGGTTTCGATTACAGCTACGGTTTCCTCAATCAGGGGCACGCCCACAACCAATTCCCCACTTACTTGTTTCGGAATGGCGAAAAAATCGAAATCGCCGAAAACAAAAATCTTGAAAAAGGAGCTTTCTCCAATGATTTGTTCACCCAAGAGGCTTTAAGCTACCTCGACCATGCGGGCGAAAAGCCCTTCTTTTTATATATGGCCTACACTACCCCGCATGCCGAAATGGTGTTGCCCGAATCGCCACAATACGATGCCTACAAAAACGAGGTAGAAGACAAGGCTTTCAAGGGTTTGGGCAATACCGACGATGGCGACAAATGGGCGTACCGCTCCACCGAAAACCCTGCGGCCGCCTATGCCGCTCAGATTTCGCACCTCGATGCCTGCGTGGGCAAAATTGTCGAGCAATTGAAAAGAAAAGGTTTGGAAGAAAATACCATTGTGATTTTCAGTTCGGACAACGGGCCACATGCCGAAGGAGGAGCCAATCCGGCCTATTTCAACAGTGCGGGCGGTTTGAAAGGCATGAAACGCGATTTGTACGAGGGCGGGATCAAAGTTCCTATGATTTTGAAATGGCCTGCGGCAGTGGCCAAAGGTTCAAAAACAGATTTGATATCTTCTTTCTGGGATTTTTTACCTACCGTGGCCGAAATCGCGGAACAAAAAGTGGATGAGCTCGATACCGACGGGATTTCCTTTTTGCCCACCTTATTGGGAGAAAAGCAAGAAAAGCATGATTACCTTTATTGGGAATTTCACGAAAACACCAGCACAGATCAGGCGATCAGAAGAGGGAAATTTAAAGCTATTAGGCACGACCCTAAAGGGAAAACCGAACTGTACAATTTGGAAAAAGACCGCGAAGAAGAATTCAATATTGCCTCGGAAAATCCCGAAATTATAAGCGAAATGGACTCACTCTTCAAAATCTCGCGAACACCCCACACGCTTTGGAAACTGAAGTCGAAACAAGATTAA
- a CDS encoding sulfatase-like hydrolase/transferase, which produces MHFKKAFSILSILLCFSSSLWAQQSSKPNIIFILTDDLGYGDVGVFFQNQRRLANDRSTPWTLTPHLDQMAARGAVLEQYSAAPVCAPSRGSILSGRSQGHANVRDNQFDKALEDNYTLGNVMQMAGYETAAIGKWGLQGSKKFDKNGADWPAVPTNRGFDSYYGYMRHVDGHEHYPKEGLYRGKKEVYENDKDVSEDLDKCYTGDLFTARAKKFIVEHTKGKGKSEPFMMYLAYDTPHAVIELPTSAYPEGFGLDGGLQWLGKAHHMINSAKGTPDSYYHPDYANATYDDDGLPSTPEVAWPDVYKRYATVTRRIDNQVHDIISLLKDLGIDDNTLVVFTSDNGPSKESYLKGEPYHPTFFGGSGPFDGIKRDVWEGGVREPTIALWPGHIQAGTVISQPSISYDWMATFTEMAGLPKPVVSDGTSLLPLLIGEGDYQSHPIYVEYFQNGRTPDYDTFMPSHRGRTRNQMQMIRLGDTVAVRYDIQSADDDFEIYDIRKDSHQNENLAQTKDMQAFQKILKAKALQMRKADTSAVRPYDEALIPGVIAGKLKKGWLRSEYANASPWLGMPNGKAKQTKTSIDVSVEDGTNMHVFEGLLEVPESGEYTFGLAVKGKAFLRLHEIALIDEDYNYASGTKKEGTLHLSKGLHPIRLYYLAEKGQKAEIEWSCLGQNGQDISKAIYHEKL; this is translated from the coding sequence ATGCATTTCAAAAAAGCCTTTTCAATTCTCAGTATTCTACTGTGTTTTTCGAGTTCTTTGTGGGCTCAGCAAAGCAGTAAACCCAATATTATATTCATACTCACCGACGATTTGGGATACGGCGATGTCGGGGTGTTTTTTCAAAATCAACGTCGTTTGGCCAACGACCGAAGCACACCTTGGACATTGACGCCCCATCTCGACCAAATGGCAGCCCGTGGGGCGGTGCTTGAGCAATATTCGGCAGCACCAGTATGTGCACCCTCTAGAGGATCAATCTTGTCGGGCCGCAGCCAAGGGCATGCCAATGTACGCGACAATCAATTCGACAAAGCTCTCGAAGATAATTATACCCTCGGGAATGTGATGCAAATGGCCGGATATGAAACCGCAGCAATTGGTAAATGGGGTTTGCAAGGCTCAAAGAAATTCGACAAAAACGGTGCAGATTGGCCTGCGGTTCCTACCAATCGGGGCTTCGATTCATACTACGGGTATATGCGGCATGTCGACGGGCACGAACATTATCCGAAAGAAGGCCTTTATCGCGGAAAAAAGGAAGTATACGAAAACGATAAAGATGTAAGCGAAGACTTGGACAAGTGTTATACAGGTGATTTGTTTACCGCCAGGGCCAAGAAATTTATTGTTGAACACACAAAGGGAAAAGGGAAATCTGAGCCTTTTATGATGTATTTGGCCTACGATACTCCCCATGCGGTAATCGAATTGCCCACTTCGGCTTATCCCGAAGGCTTCGGTTTAGACGGTGGATTGCAATGGTTGGGCAAAGCCCACCACATGATCAACTCGGCAAAGGGAACTCCTGATTCGTATTATCATCCCGACTATGCAAATGCCACCTACGACGACGACGGTTTGCCATCTACGCCTGAAGTGGCGTGGCCAGATGTGTACAAAAGATATGCCACGGTGACAAGACGCATCGATAATCAAGTGCACGATATCATCAGTTTGTTGAAAGATTTGGGAATCGACGACAACACCCTGGTTGTGTTTACTTCAGACAACGGCCCATCGAAGGAATCGTACCTGAAAGGCGAGCCTTATCATCCGACATTTTTTGGAGGATCGGGCCCATTCGACGGCATCAAAAGAGATGTGTGGGAAGGGGGTGTTCGCGAACCAACTATCGCCTTGTGGCCAGGACATATCCAGGCGGGCACTGTGATTTCGCAACCTTCGATTTCGTACGACTGGATGGCCACATTTACAGAAATGGCGGGTCTGCCAAAGCCCGTAGTGAGTGACGGTACCTCGCTTTTGCCTTTATTGATCGGAGAAGGTGATTATCAGTCACATCCCATTTATGTCGAATATTTTCAAAACGGACGTACACCCGATTACGATACCTTTATGCCTTCGCACAGAGGGCGAACAAGAAATCAAATGCAGATGATTCGTTTGGGCGATACCGTTGCGGTGCGTTACGACATTCAATCCGCTGATGACGATTTTGAAATTTACGACATCCGAAAAGATAGTCATCAGAACGAGAACTTGGCTCAAACAAAGGATATGCAGGCCTTTCAAAAAATATTGAAGGCCAAAGCTTTGCAAATGCGTAAGGCAGATACCAGTGCCGTACGACCGTATGACGAGGCTTTGATTCCCGGTGTAATTGCTGGAAAACTAAAGAAAGGGTGGTTGCGTAGCGAATATGCAAATGCAAGCCCGTGGCTGGGAATGCCGAATGGAAAGGCAAAGCAGACAAAAACCTCTATAGATGTCAGCGTGGAAGACGGCACAAACATGCATGTGTTTGAAGGCTTGTTGGAGGTGCCCGAAAGCGGGGAATATACTTTCGGTTTGGCCGTGAAAGGCAAAGCTTTTTTAAGGCTGCACGAAATTGCCTTAATTGATGAAGATTACAATTATGCTTCGGGTACAAAGAAGGAAGGGACACTTCATTTGAGCAAAGGTTTGCATCCGATTCGTTTGTATTATTTGGCCGAAAAGGGCCAAAAGGCAGAAATTGAGTGGAGTTGTTTGGGGCAAAATGGGCAGGATATTTCAAAGGCTATATATCATGAAAAACTATAG
- a CDS encoding sulfatase family protein, translating into MKNYRKRACVFGLFFLHLFGLSAQKTRGPRPNILWITIEDTSPQFIGAYGNVAVSTPNIDKLAAEGVRFTNAFSTGTVCSPSRSAIITGVKTYKLGTGHHRSAIQLPDYIKGFPFYLQKAGYYTSNNSKTDYNISPSKEFIAETWHESSNKAGWWNRKEGQPFFAVFNFMDSHQSRTMTWSYDKYEKQVLGNLSKEEIVGEEAFDMPPIYHDSPEMRKQMARVYNSLKLTDNKIGDLLEKLEQEHLRDSTIVFFFADHGEGIPRGKTNGIDFGHRVPFVVWFPPMYRHLSPWGATGVVTDELIDFEDLAPTLISLAGGEIPAHLKGRVLMGQKRNKPIEQLFLSNDRSDNGPDLVRSVATKRFFYSRNFMAYEPELRYIRYMEIGEIKQQMRTEFKAGELNDFQESLFAPREPEQLYDIEQDPWQMHNLAKDPKYKSTLNEFRNALKKNVLKDRDVLFLPEFEMAQIAEKQTLYTFREDKKAYPLARIYQAAAYSGFRGEEIAQAQIKMLQDPNKIVRYWAALGLLAQPKAQMQAFKTELQAALQDDYPPVSITSAAILTECFNDQAGVEALKKACTDSNTHLALMALNYLLYVHEPAPFVQTVQTVKQEAKNYNVKAACNDILGKLHLIANDDAHESQ; encoded by the coding sequence ATGAAAAACTATAGAAAACGGGCGTGTGTTTTTGGTCTTTTCTTTTTGCACCTCTTTGGCCTTTCGGCTCAGAAAACAAGAGGGCCAAGACCCAATATACTGTGGATTACAATCGAAGATACTTCTCCGCAGTTTATCGGAGCCTACGGCAATGTCGCGGTGAGTACGCCGAATATCGATAAATTGGCGGCTGAGGGAGTGCGATTTACCAATGCTTTTTCTACCGGAACGGTCTGTTCGCCCAGTCGTTCGGCCATCATTACGGGGGTGAAAACCTACAAATTGGGGACTGGGCATCACCGTAGTGCTATCCAACTTCCAGATTACATCAAGGGCTTCCCTTTTTATTTGCAAAAGGCGGGTTATTATACTTCGAACAACAGTAAAACCGATTACAATATTTCACCGAGCAAAGAGTTCATCGCTGAAACCTGGCACGAGAGCTCGAACAAAGCAGGTTGGTGGAACCGGAAAGAGGGACAACCTTTCTTTGCCGTGTTCAACTTTATGGATTCGCACCAATCGCGTACAATGACTTGGTCGTACGACAAATACGAAAAACAGGTATTGGGCAATCTTTCGAAAGAAGAAATAGTGGGGGAAGAAGCCTTCGACATGCCGCCTATTTATCATGATTCGCCAGAAATGCGAAAGCAAATGGCCCGGGTGTACAACAGCTTGAAACTGACAGACAACAAAATTGGTGATTTGCTCGAAAAGTTGGAACAAGAGCATTTACGCGACAGCACCATTGTGTTTTTCTTTGCCGATCATGGCGAAGGTATTCCAAGGGGAAAAACCAATGGCATCGATTTTGGGCATCGCGTACCTTTCGTGGTGTGGTTTCCACCCATGTACCGCCATTTGTCGCCTTGGGGGGCAACGGGTGTGGTCACCGATGAGCTGATCGATTTTGAAGATTTGGCTCCCACTTTGATCAGTTTGGCAGGTGGTGAAATTCCAGCTCACTTGAAAGGCAGAGTATTGATGGGACAAAAAAGAAATAAACCCATAGAGCAGTTGTTTCTTTCCAACGACCGTTCGGACAATGGCCCAGATCTTGTACGCAGTGTGGCAACGAAAAGGTTTTTTTATTCGCGAAATTTCATGGCGTACGAGCCCGAATTGCGGTATATCCGTTATATGGAAATCGGAGAAATCAAACAGCAAATGCGTACAGAATTCAAGGCCGGTGAGCTGAACGATTTTCAAGAAAGTCTTTTTGCCCCACGCGAACCTGAGCAATTATACGATATCGAGCAGGACCCTTGGCAAATGCACAATTTGGCGAAAGATCCGAAGTATAAATCGACTTTGAACGAGTTTCGCAATGCTTTGAAAAAGAATGTCCTGAAAGACAGGGATGTACTGTTTTTACCTGAATTTGAAATGGCCCAAATTGCCGAAAAGCAAACTTTGTACACATTCCGAGAAGACAAGAAAGCCTATCCTCTCGCCCGCATTTACCAAGCTGCGGCATACTCTGGTTTTCGTGGCGAAGAAATTGCCCAAGCACAAATAAAGATGTTGCAAGACCCAAATAAAATTGTGCGTTATTGGGCGGCATTGGGTTTGCTAGCTCAGCCCAAAGCCCAGATGCAAGCTTTCAAAACGGAGTTGCAGGCTGCTCTTCAAGACGATTACCCGCCCGTGTCCATCACTTCTGCGGCTATTTTGACGGAATGTTTCAATGACCAAGCCGGGGTGGAAGCTCTGAAAAAAGCGTGCACCGATTCGAATACACATTTGGCTTTGATGGCCCTCAATTATCTTCTTTATGTGCATGAGCCCGCACCTTTTGTGCAGACGGTTCAAACTGTAAAACAGGAAGCGAAAAATTACAATGTGAAAGCGGCTTGCAACGACATCTTGGGAAAATTGCATTTGATTGCAAACGACGACGCCCACGAATCGCAATAA